A portion of the Luxibacter massiliensis genome contains these proteins:
- a CDS encoding CvfB family protein has protein sequence MKLGEKQSLTVVKKVDFGVYLGSDKERVLLPKKQVPPDIEIGDPLEVFLYRDSSDRLIATTNEPKIVMGQLAVLEVADIGKVGAFLDWGLEKDLFLPFKEQTVKVKKGDKCLVSLYIDKSSRLCATMKVYHLLRTDSPYKKDDRVTGIVYDTSQEFGIFVAVDEQYSALIPKKDVVGTLRPGCEIEARVTAVKEDGKLDLSIKDKIPDQMEKDARHIWEVLEEYGGEMPFTDKTEPEKIKDEFGMSKAAFKRGVGRLLKGGKIQILEKSIRIR, from the coding sequence ATGAAATTAGGGGAAAAGCAGTCTTTGACAGTCGTAAAAAAAGTAGATTTTGGCGTTTATCTGGGAAGTGATAAAGAGCGTGTACTGCTTCCAAAGAAACAAGTGCCCCCGGATATAGAAATCGGTGACCCTCTGGAAGTGTTCCTTTATAGAGATTCTTCTGACCGGCTGATTGCCACTACTAATGAACCTAAGATCGTCATGGGGCAGCTGGCAGTCTTAGAAGTGGCAGATATAGGTAAGGTGGGCGCTTTTCTGGATTGGGGACTGGAAAAGGATCTGTTTCTTCCGTTTAAAGAACAGACGGTAAAGGTAAAGAAGGGTGATAAATGTCTTGTTTCTCTTTATATTGACAAGAGCAGCCGTCTCTGTGCCACGATGAAGGTGTACCATCTGCTGAGGACAGACTCGCCGTACAAGAAAGATGACAGGGTCACTGGGATTGTATATGATACCAGCCAGGAGTTTGGTATTTTTGTGGCAGTGGATGAACAGTATTCAGCCTTAATCCCCAAAAAGGATGTGGTCGGGACTCTCCGTCCCGGATGTGAGATAGAGGCGAGAGTTACTGCTGTGAAAGAGGATGGAAAACTGGACTTAAGCATAAAGGATAAGATACCTGACCAAATGGAGAAGGATGCCCGGCACATATGGGAAGTGCTTGAAGAGTATGGCGGTGAGATGCCATTTACGGATAAAACTGAGCCAGAGAAGATCAAGGACGAATTTGGTATGAGCAAAGCAGCCTTTAAGCGAGGGGTGGGACGCCTGCTTAAGGGAGGCAAGATTCAGATTTTAGAAAAAAGCATCCGAATTCGTTGA
- a CDS encoding polya polymerase, with protein sequence MKVQNITDIEAFFKVVDSCVGRVELVTGEGDRLNLKSKLSQYVSMANIFSNGEIPELEIIAYEKEDTDKLIHFMINGGQ encoded by the coding sequence ATGAAAGTACAGAATATAACAGACATAGAAGCATTTTTTAAAGTAGTAGATTCCTGTGTAGGAAGAGTAGAACTAGTGACAGGCGAGGGTGACAGGCTGAATTTGAAGTCTAAGCTTTCTCAGTATGTTTCCATGGCAAATATTTTTTCTAATGGTGAGATTCCTGAGCTGGAGATCATTGCCTATGAAAAAGAAGATACAGATAAGCTGATTCATTTTATGATTAACGGCGGCCAATAG
- a CDS encoding PAS domain-containing hybrid sensor histidine kinase/response regulator, with the protein MAEMGEQNLKELQKAYALLQETNEKLYSTMKAFQIAAEESGSLVFTYDIKKQTIFVDERTAQSFKVDTVQTGVPYEMVKLGIVSEDTKSEYIRIHEAVMKGAKEAKGIVKLIPVGGTETVFELNLRSIFDKSGKATGTAVGVYRNITERYIKDMEQERYQKMLYQSDRFDFEYDIDHDILNIIGSSEDGGKNTYSYAGYRKMLNEKGLCPESDIPIMRDFLERGAEQPIQVRLYNWETEELRWYGLSGIVLKNEGRPCAVKGSITDITELKEREVAQRKLERVLNSLKDEYLGIIELDIEQDTYTVLTLNRELFGAEFPERGCYSRMNDWLAREIAAPDYQDFFQNAGSIHNLRETLSKERRIELEYMIKSGTYKWRKNIYQAVEYNKGIPSKVIMYHLDIDQFQTEKLKQQEAMREAYNYAESANTAKTEFLSRMSHDIRTPMNAIIGMTAIAGTYIDNHERVRECLNKITVASKHLLSLINEVLDMSKIESGKVELQEEEFNIADLIDNMITMVLPQMNQHGHNLQVSLGELSHEWVIGDSLRIQQVFVNLITNAVKYTPDGGNINVHITEKAMGRSGYGEYEFIFEDNGIGMTEEFQAVLFEPFTRAQDSRIGQVTGTGLGMTITRNIIRMMGGDIQVVSRINEGSRFTVTIHLKLQEQRREKIEELIDLPVLVVDDDEITCESACIILEDIGMKGEWCLSGREAVEKVSRRHHRGEDYFAVILDWQMPEMNGLQAAREIRRTVGADVPIIIISAYDWSDIEEEARDAGVDKFIAKPLFKSRLIRSFKEFLHIEEEQEEVDSVFGGGADFTGKRVLLVEDNEVNAEIAGEILKISGVQVEWAVNGREAVDKVGGSVEGYYDLIFMDIQMPVLNGYEAAAAIRGLSRTDVKDMPIVAMTADAFVEDVNQAMNAGMNAHISKPIDFGRLEQILNKYLGSRQ; encoded by the coding sequence ATGGCAGAGATGGGAGAGCAGAACCTAAAAGAACTCCAAAAAGCATATGCATTGCTTCAGGAAACCAATGAGAAATTGTATAGTACTATGAAAGCGTTTCAGATTGCAGCCGAAGAAAGCGGAAGCCTGGTTTTTACTTATGACATAAAAAAACAGACGATTTTTGTGGATGAGAGGACGGCCCAGTCATTCAAGGTAGATACTGTGCAGACAGGAGTCCCCTATGAGATGGTAAAGCTGGGAATTGTATCTGAGGATACGAAGAGTGAGTATATACGGATCCATGAAGCCGTGATGAAAGGGGCAAAGGAGGCAAAAGGGATTGTAAAACTGATTCCGGTTGGGGGTACAGAGACCGTTTTTGAGCTGAATCTGCGTTCCATTTTTGATAAAAGTGGAAAGGCAACAGGGACTGCCGTGGGAGTGTACCGAAATATAACAGAGCGGTATATAAAGGATATGGAGCAGGAACGTTATCAGAAGATGCTGTATCAGTCGGACAGATTTGATTTTGAATATGATATCGACCATGATATTCTTAATATTATAGGCAGCAGTGAGGATGGCGGTAAAAATACATATAGCTATGCCGGCTATAGAAAGATGCTCAATGAAAAAGGGTTATGTCCTGAGAGCGATATTCCGATTATGAGGGATTTTTTGGAAAGAGGGGCGGAGCAGCCAATACAGGTCCGATTATATAATTGGGAGACAGAAGAGCTCCGCTGGTACGGCCTGAGTGGAATCGTATTGAAAAATGAGGGCCGCCCTTGTGCTGTCAAAGGTTCCATCACGGACATTACTGAGTTAAAAGAGAGAGAAGTGGCACAGCGCAAGCTGGAACGTGTGCTCAATAGCCTGAAAGACGAATATCTTGGAATTATTGAGTTAGACATAGAGCAGGATACTTATACAGTGCTTACCCTGAATAGAGAGTTATTTGGCGCAGAGTTTCCAGAGAGGGGATGCTACAGCAGGATGAATGATTGGCTGGCCAGGGAGATTGCGGCGCCGGATTATCAGGACTTTTTCCAGAACGCAGGCAGCATCCATAATCTCCGCGAAACCCTGTCAAAAGAACGCAGGATTGAACTGGAGTACATGATAAAGAGCGGTACATATAAATGGCGTAAAAATATCTATCAGGCAGTGGAATATAACAAGGGAATCCCGTCTAAAGTGATTATGTATCATCTTGATATCGATCAATTCCAGACCGAAAAGCTGAAACAGCAGGAAGCTATGAGAGAGGCATATAATTATGCTGAGTCGGCAAATACAGCAAAGACGGAATTTCTGTCCAGAATGAGCCATGATATCAGGACCCCTATGAATGCCATTATAGGTATGACGGCCATTGCCGGGACATATATAGATAACCACGAGAGGGTCAGGGAGTGTTTAAATAAGATCACAGTGGCATCTAAACACTTACTTTCCCTGATTAATGAAGTCCTGGATATGAGTAAAATTGAGTCAGGGAAGGTGGAGCTGCAGGAGGAAGAATTTAATATTGCAGATTTAATTGATAACATGATTACCATGGTGCTCCCCCAGATGAACCAGCACGGACACAATCTACAGGTCAGCTTAGGCGAGCTTTCCCATGAATGGGTGATTGGGGACAGCTTGCGCATACAGCAGGTATTTGTGAACTTGATCACGAATGCGGTAAAATATACGCCGGATGGAGGAAATATCAATGTCCATATTACTGAGAAAGCAATGGGCCGTTCAGGGTATGGGGAATATGAATTTATTTTTGAGGACAATGGCATTGGAATGACGGAGGAATTTCAGGCAGTTTTGTTTGAACCTTTCACAAGGGCCCAGGACAGCCGGATAGGGCAGGTGACAGGAACCGGCTTGGGAATGACGATTACCCGGAATATCATACGGATGATGGGCGGGGATATCCAGGTTGTATCCAGAATCAATGAAGGGTCCAGGTTTACAGTGACAATTCATTTAAAACTTCAGGAACAGCGCCGGGAAAAAATAGAGGAACTGATAGATCTGCCTGTACTTGTTGTGGATGACGATGAGATTACCTGCGAGAGCGCCTGCATTATTCTTGAGGATATTGGCATGAAAGGAGAGTGGTGCCTGTCGGGGCGGGAAGCTGTGGAAAAGGTAAGCAGGCGGCACCACAGAGGCGAGGATTACTTTGCTGTGATTCTGGACTGGCAGATGCCCGAAATGAATGGACTGCAGGCTGCCAGAGAAATCAGGAGGACTGTTGGCGCAGATGTGCCGATTATTATTATTTCAGCATATGACTGGTCAGATATAGAGGAGGAGGCCCGCGATGCAGGAGTAGATAAATTTATTGCAAAACCACTGTTTAAAAGCCGCCTGATCAGGAGTTTCAAAGAATTTTTGCATATAGAAGAAGAGCAAGAGGAAGTTGATTCTGTTTTTGGGGGCGGGGCGGATTTTACTGGCAAACGTGTGCTGCTTGTGGAAGATAATGAGGTGAATGCCGAGATAGCGGGAGAAATATTAAAGATAAGCGGAGTCCAGGTGGAATGGGCTGTAAATGGGAGGGAGGCCGTTGATAAAGTAGGCGGTTCCGTGGAAGGATATTATGACCTTATATTTATGGACATACAGATGCCGGTGCTCAACGGATATGAGGCTGCTGCGGCTATCCGGGGACTGAGCCGTACAGATGTCAAAGATATGCCGATAGTGGCAATGACAGCAGACGCTTTTGTGGAGGACGTCAACCAGGCGATGAATGCCGGCATGAATGCACATATCTCAAAACCAATAGATTTTGGCCGCCTGGAACAAATTTTGAATAAATATTTGGGCAGCAGACAATAG
- a CDS encoding DNA polymerase III subunit alpha: protein MGFAHLHVHTEYSLLDGSNKIKEYVARVKELGMDSAAITDHGVMYGVIDFYREAKRQGIKPILGCEVYVAPNSRFDREVSGGEDRYYHLVLLAENNKGYANLMKIVSKGFVEGYYYKPRVDKAVLQEYHEGIIALSACLAGEVQRYLSKGLYEEAKKSALEYQEIFGKGNFFLELQDHGIPEQSLVNQKLLGMSTELDIDLVVTNDVHYTYAEDEKPHDILLCIQTGKKLEDENRMRYEGGQYYVKSPEEMAELFPYALQALENTQKIADRCDVEIEFGVTKLPKYDVPGNMDSWEYLNKLCFEGLDRRYENPSEELRERLKYELEIIHSMGYVDYFLIVWDFIKYARDHGIPVGPGRGSAAGSIVSYCLEITNIDPIRYQLLFERFLNPERVSMPDIDIDFCYERRQEVIDYVVRKYGKDRVVQIVTFGTLAARGVIRDVGRVMDLPYAFVDTIAKMIPTELNITIDKALKMNPELRRTYESDEQVKYLIDMSKRLEGLPRHSSMHAAGVVISQKSVDEYVPLSRASDGSVTTQFTMTTLEELGLLKMDFLGLRTLTVIHNAVEMAKKKTPDLDIDKVDYDDKNVLDYVGTGRTDGIFQVESAGMKSFMKELKPHSLEDIIAGISLYRPGPMDFIPQYIKGKNEAGAVSYDCPQLEPILSPTYGCIVYQEQVMQIVRDLAGYTLGRSDLLRRAMSKKKGDVMQKERQVFVYGDEENGVPGCIANGISEELANKIYDEMIDFAKYAFNKSHAAAYAVVAYQTAYLKYYYPVEFMAALMTSVIENPPKVAEYIYSCRQMDIKILPPDINCGEADFSVDGGNIRYGLAAIKSVGRPVIEAIVADREEFGPFKNLEDFISRLLLKEVLNKRVIESFIKSGALDGLDGTRKQFMSIYIQIMDHVNQEKKYAMTGQMTLFDMVDEEQKKEFEIKLPDVGEYTKENLLAFEKEVLGIYISGHPLDEYEEKWRKSISVTTADFQPDEETGRTKVHDGAREIIGGMIVDKTVKHTRTNQMMAFLTVEDLLGTVEVVVFPRDFENNRALLETDNKVFIKGRVSEEDERASKLICEKIIPFEQMKKELWIQFPDKAAFLENEQIVYGYLADSEGEDQVVIYCQEERAVKRLPRNRNVSVTPQILSRLMNHFGEKRVKVVEKSIENHI, encoded by the coding sequence ATGGGATTTGCACATTTACATGTCCATACAGAATATAGCCTTCTGGATGGATCTAATAAGATAAAAGAATATGTGGCCAGGGTAAAGGAACTAGGGATGGACAGCGCAGCTATTACAGATCACGGGGTGATGTATGGCGTGATTGATTTTTACCGGGAGGCAAAGCGGCAGGGCATTAAGCCAATACTGGGGTGCGAAGTTTATGTGGCTCCTAATTCCCGGTTTGACAGAGAAGTAAGCGGAGGGGAGGATCGTTATTATCATCTCGTCCTGCTGGCAGAGAATAATAAGGGGTATGCGAATCTTATGAAGATTGTTTCCAAAGGATTTGTGGAGGGATACTATTATAAACCCCGTGTTGATAAGGCTGTACTGCAGGAATATCATGAAGGGATTATTGCGCTGAGTGCATGCCTTGCAGGAGAAGTACAGAGGTATTTATCGAAAGGACTCTACGAGGAGGCGAAGAAATCTGCCCTTGAATACCAGGAAATATTTGGAAAAGGGAATTTTTTCCTTGAACTTCAGGATCATGGCATACCTGAACAGTCTCTTGTTAATCAGAAACTGCTGGGTATGTCAACGGAGCTGGATATCGATTTAGTAGTCACCAATGATGTGCACTACACATATGCAGAGGATGAGAAGCCTCACGACATCCTGCTCTGTATACAGACCGGGAAAAAGCTTGAGGATGAGAACCGTATGCGTTACGAGGGCGGCCAATATTATGTGAAATCCCCGGAAGAGATGGCGGAGCTTTTTCCCTATGCCCTGCAGGCCCTTGAGAATACACAGAAGATTGCCGACCGGTGTGATGTGGAGATTGAGTTTGGTGTCACGAAGCTGCCAAAGTATGATGTGCCGGGAAATATGGATTCCTGGGAGTATTTGAATAAGCTCTGCTTTGAAGGGTTAGACAGACGTTATGAAAATCCATCAGAGGAGCTGAGAGAACGGCTGAAATATGAGCTGGAAATAATCCACAGTATGGGATATGTGGATTACTTCCTGATTGTTTGGGATTTTATTAAATATGCAAGAGATCACGGCATACCGGTAGGGCCTGGCAGGGGTTCTGCGGCGGGGAGTATCGTGTCCTATTGTCTGGAAATCACCAATATAGATCCCATCAGGTATCAGCTTCTGTTCGAGCGTTTTCTAAACCCTGAGCGTGTGTCAATGCCGGATATTGATATAGATTTCTGCTATGAAAGACGACAGGAAGTCATTGACTATGTGGTCCGAAAGTATGGGAAGGACCGGGTTGTACAGATCGTCACGTTTGGTACACTGGCAGCCAGAGGTGTAATCCGTGATGTGGGCCGGGTAATGGATCTGCCCTATGCTTTTGTGGATACAATAGCCAAAATGATCCCTACTGAGTTAAATATCACAATAGATAAAGCTTTGAAGATGAACCCAGAGCTGCGCAGGACTTATGAAAGCGACGAGCAGGTTAAATATCTGATCGATATGTCAAAGAGACTTGAGGGACTTCCGCGCCACAGCTCTATGCACGCTGCAGGTGTGGTGATCAGCCAAAAATCTGTGGACGAGTATGTTCCCCTTTCCCGTGCGTCAGACGGCTCAGTGACGACACAGTTTACAATGACTACCTTGGAAGAACTGGGACTTTTAAAGATGGACTTTTTGGGACTGCGTACATTGACTGTCATTCATAATGCTGTGGAGATGGCCAAAAAGAAAACCCCTGACCTGGATATAGATAAAGTGGATTATGATGACAAAAATGTACTGGACTATGTGGGGACTGGCAGGACAGACGGCATTTTTCAGGTAGAGAGTGCGGGCATGAAAAGTTTTATGAAGGAGCTGAAACCCCATAGTCTGGAGGATATTATTGCCGGGATCTCTTTATATCGTCCGGGCCCCATGGATTTTATACCACAATACATTAAAGGTAAGAACGAAGCAGGTGCAGTGTCCTATGACTGCCCTCAGCTGGAACCTATATTGTCGCCAACCTATGGCTGTATCGTTTACCAGGAGCAGGTTATGCAGATTGTGCGTGACCTGGCAGGGTATACTTTGGGGAGAAGTGATCTTTTGCGCCGTGCCATGTCCAAGAAAAAGGGGGATGTGATGCAAAAAGAGCGGCAGGTCTTTGTGTACGGCGATGAGGAGAATGGCGTACCTGGGTGTATAGCAAATGGCATAAGCGAGGAGCTGGCCAATAAAATCTATGATGAGATGATAGATTTTGCAAAGTATGCGTTTAATAAATCCCACGCTGCCGCCTATGCAGTGGTGGCTTATCAGACTGCCTATCTGAAATATTACTATCCTGTAGAATTTATGGCTGCCTTGATGACATCGGTGATTGAAAATCCGCCTAAGGTGGCAGAATATATTTACAGCTGCCGACAGATGGATATTAAAATACTGCCTCCCGACATCAATTGTGGGGAAGCGGACTTTTCAGTGGACGGAGGCAACATCAGATATGGGTTGGCAGCTATCAAAAGTGTTGGCAGACCGGTCATTGAGGCGATTGTGGCTGACAGGGAAGAATTTGGTCCCTTTAAAAACCTGGAGGATTTCATAAGCAGGCTCTTGCTGAAGGAAGTCCTCAATAAAAGAGTCATAGAGAGCTTTATCAAGTCAGGCGCACTGGACGGGCTGGATGGGACGAGAAAGCAGTTTATGAGTATTTATATTCAGATAATGGATCATGTGAACCAGGAAAAGAAGTATGCCATGACTGGCCAGATGACATTGTTTGATATGGTGGACGAGGAGCAGAAGAAGGAATTTGAGATTAAACTGCCTGATGTGGGAGAATATACGAAAGAAAACCTTCTTGCTTTTGAGAAGGAAGTGCTGGGGATTTATATTAGCGGGCATCCCCTGGATGAGTATGAAGAGAAATGGAGAAAATCTATCTCTGTGACTACAGCAGACTTCCAGCCTGATGAAGAGACTGGCAGGACTAAGGTGCATGACGGGGCCAGAGAAATTATTGGGGGCATGATCGTGGACAAGACCGTTAAACATACCAGGACAAATCAAATGATGGCTTTTCTGACAGTGGAGGATTTGCTGGGGACAGTGGAGGTTGTTGTATTTCCAAGAGACTTCGAAAATAACCGTGCCTTATTGGAGACAGACAATAAAGTATTTATTAAAGGCAGGGTATCTGAGGAGGATGAGAGGGCAAGCAAACTTATTTGTGAAAAAATAATACCCTTTGAACAGATGAAGAAAGAACTGTGGATTCAGTTTCCTGACAAAGCTGCATTTTTGGAGAATGAGCAGATTGTCTATGGATACCTGGCTGATTCAGAGGGGGAGGATCAGGTGGTAATCTATTGCCAGGAGGAGAGGGCGGTTAAAAGGCTGCCCCGGAATAGAAATGTCAGTGTCACACCCCAGATATTGAGCAGATTGATGAATCATTTTGGT